From one Erinaceus europaeus chromosome 4, mEriEur2.1, whole genome shotgun sequence genomic stretch:
- the FBXL14 gene encoding F-box/LRR-repeat protein 14: protein METHISCLFPELLAMIFGYLDVRDKGRAAQVCTAWRDAAYHKSVWRGVEAKLHLRRANPSLFPSLQARGIRRVQILSLRRSLSYVIQGMANIESLNLSGCYNLTDNGLGHAFVQEIGSLRALNLSLCKQITDSSLGRIAQYLKGLEVLELGGCSNITNTGLLLIAWGLQRLKSLNLRSCRHLSDVGIGHLAGMTRSAAEGCLGLEQLTLQDCQKLTDLSLKHISRGLTGLRLLNLSFCGGISDAGLLHLSHMGSLRSLNLRSCDNISDTGIMHLAMGSLRLSGLDVSFCDKVGDQSLAYIAQGLDGLKSLSLCSCHISDDGINRMVRQMHGLRTLNIGQCVRITDKGLELIAEHLSQLTGIDLYGCTRITKRGLERITQLPCLKVLNLGLWQMTDSEKVR from the coding sequence ATGGAGACGCACATCTCGTGCCTGTTCCCCGAGCTGCTCGCCATGATCTTCGGCTACCTGGACGTGCGCGACAAGGGGCGCGCGGCGCAGGTGTGCACGGCCTGGCGGGACGCCGCCTACCACAAGTCGGTGTGGCGCGGGGTGGAGGCCAAGCTGCACCTGCGCCGGGCCAACCCGTCGCTGTTCCCCAGCCTACAGGCCCGCGGCATCCGCCGGGTGCAGATCCTCAGCCTGCGCCGCAGCCTCAGCTACGTGATCCAGGGCATGGCTAACATCGAGAGCCTCAACCTCAGCGGCTGCTACAACCTCACCGACAACGGGCTGGGCCACGCGTTCGTGCAGGAGATCGGCTCCCTGCGCGCCCTCAACCTCAGCCTCTGCAAGCAGATCACCGACAGCAGCCTGGGCCGCATCGCGCAGTACCTCAAGGGCCTGGAGGTGCTGGAGCTGGGAGGCTGCAGCAACATCACCAACACCGGCCTGCTGCTCATCGCCTGGGGCCTCCAGCGCCTCAAGAGTCTTAACCTGCGCAGCTGCCGTCACCTGTCCGACGTGGGCATCGGGCACCTGGCCGGCATGACGCGCAGCGCGGCCGAGGGCTGCCTGGGCCTGGAGCAGCTCACGCTGCAGGACTGCCAGAAGCTCACCGACCTGTCCCTGAAGCACATCTCCCGGGGACTGACGGGCCTGCGGCTCCTCAACCTCAGCTTCTGCGGGGGCATCTCGGACGCGGGCCTCCTGCACCTGTCGCACATGGGCAGCCTGCGCAGCCTCAACCTGCGCTCCTGCGACAATATCAGCGACACGGGCATCATGCACCTGGCCATGGGCAGCCTGCGCCTCTCGGGGCTGGACGTGTCCTTCTGTGACAAGGTGGGGGACCAGAGTTTGGCCTACATTGCCCAGGGGCTGGACGGCCTCAAGTCGCTGTCGCTCTGCTCCTGCCACATCAGCGACGATGGCATCAACCGCATGGTGCGGCAGATGCACGGGCTGCGCACGCTCAACATTGGGCAGTGTGTACGCATCACGGACAAGGGCCTGGAGCTGATCGCTGAGCACCTGAGCCAGCTCACCGGCATCGACCTTTATGGCTGCACGCGCATCACCAAGCGCGGCCTGGAGCGCATCACCCAGCTGCCCTGCCTGAAGGTACTCAACCTGGGACTCTGGCAGATGACGGACAGTGAGAAGGTCAGGTGA